CAGTCTACTTCTAGGTACACTGTCGAGAAAAGGTAAATATCTTGAAAATAAATGGATGGAAACAAATCCAGCCGCCAATATGAAAGTGATAAGTAACAAATGCTTTGCTCCTTTGCTTTTTTTACCTAATTGCCCTTTCGCACACGAAGCAAAACATTTTATTCAGGTGCAGAACCCTTTATCTTTCAGGCCTCCACAACATTGCTTTTTGCTCAAGCTCCTTTATAATTGGAGACTTTTCAGCAATATATGAATCAATATCGTATTCATATTTAAGGGCAGCTTTTTCTTTTACCTCAGCATACTTGCTCGCTTCCGATGGGTGAGCCCTTAAGTAATTACGAAAAACAAGATGCCTGTGTAATTGATGGCTGCCTTTTTCAAAAGAGTGCAAATGAACTTTTCGAATTCCGTTTTCGTCATGTTTTTGGAAATAACGCCGCCCAGGGATGCCGTTTTCCCCTTTCGCCTCGTATCCAGCAGCCTCAATCGCGGTTGTCGCCTTATCCACTTGTTCAAGGATGTCTGCTGCTAACATG
This portion of the Mesobacillus sp. S13 genome encodes:
- a CDS encoding GrpB family protein, whose product is MEEVQMTRRRVEVVPYNPEWETLFEKEKQLLESIFNGGEVEIHHIGSTSVPGLSAKPIIDIMLAADILEQVDKATTAIEAAGYEAKGENGIPGRRYFQKHDENGIRKVHLHSFEKGSHQLHRHLVFRNYLRAHPSEASKYAEVKEKAALKYEYDIDSYIAEKSPIIKELEQKAMLWRPER